In one window of Zhihengliuella sp. ISTPL4 DNA:
- the pgm gene encoding phosphoglucomutase (alpha-D-glucose-1,6-bisphosphate-dependent), producing the protein MSSRAGLPAEESDLIDVDELIAAYYDRVPNPDVASERVVFGTSGHRGSSLTKSFNENHILATTQAIVDYRAAQGITGPLFLGRDTHALSLPAERSAIEVLLANGVDVRVDARDSWVPTPALSHAILTYNRDRAADDPGRADGIVVTPSHNPPRDGGFKYNPPHGGPADTDATGWIADRANRLIADGLTEVRRERFADVDWDAITGYDFRDAYVRDLPSIIDLEAIRRAGVRIGADPLGGASVEYWSLISEMHDIDLTVVNPEVDPTWRFMTLDWDEKIRMDPSSPSAMASLVAKKGDYDILTGNDADADRHGIVTPDAGLMNPNHFLAVAIDYLFSHREHWPREAAVGKTLVSSMIIDRVAESLGRQLLEVPVGFKWFVPGLLDGSVAFGGEESAGASFLRHDGSVWSTDKDGIILCLLAAEILAVTGKTPSQRYAELEDAFGSSAYQRVDAPATPEQKATLGKLTPESVTATTLAGEDIIAKLSHAPGNGAAIGGLKVQTPHAWFAARPSGTEDVYKLYAESLRGPEHLAEVQAEARAVVSAALGD; encoded by the coding sequence ATGAGCAGCCGTGCCGGCCTCCCCGCGGAGGAAAGTGACCTGATCGACGTCGACGAGCTGATCGCCGCCTACTACGACCGCGTGCCGAACCCGGATGTCGCCAGCGAGCGGGTCGTGTTCGGCACCAGCGGCCATCGCGGCTCGTCGCTCACCAAGAGCTTCAACGAGAACCACATCCTCGCCACGACGCAGGCCATCGTGGATTACCGCGCGGCGCAGGGCATCACCGGTCCCCTCTTCCTGGGCCGCGACACCCACGCCCTTTCTCTTCCTGCAGAGCGCAGCGCCATCGAGGTCCTGCTCGCGAACGGGGTGGATGTGCGCGTCGACGCCCGGGACTCGTGGGTGCCGACCCCGGCACTGAGCCACGCGATCCTCACCTACAACCGTGACCGCGCCGCCGACGACCCGGGCCGGGCGGACGGCATCGTCGTGACCCCCTCGCACAACCCTCCCCGCGACGGCGGCTTCAAGTACAACCCTCCCCACGGCGGCCCCGCCGACACCGACGCCACCGGTTGGATCGCCGACCGCGCCAACCGGCTCATCGCCGACGGCCTGACCGAGGTGCGGCGCGAGCGCTTCGCCGACGTCGACTGGGACGCGATCACCGGATACGACTTCCGCGACGCCTATGTGCGCGACCTTCCGTCGATCATCGACCTCGAGGCGATCCGCAGGGCCGGTGTGCGCATCGGCGCCGACCCGTTGGGCGGCGCCTCGGTGGAGTACTGGTCGCTGATCTCTGAGATGCACGACATCGACCTCACCGTCGTGAACCCCGAGGTCGATCCCACGTGGCGCTTCATGACCCTCGACTGGGACGAGAAGATCCGGATGGATCCATCGTCCCCGTCAGCCATGGCCTCGCTCGTGGCGAAGAAGGGCGACTACGACATCCTCACCGGGAACGACGCGGATGCCGACCGACACGGGATCGTCACCCCCGACGCGGGGCTCATGAACCCGAACCACTTCCTCGCCGTGGCTATCGACTACCTCTTCTCGCACCGGGAGCACTGGCCGCGTGAGGCTGCGGTCGGCAAGACGCTCGTCTCGTCGATGATCATCGACCGCGTGGCGGAGTCGCTCGGTCGGCAGCTGCTGGAGGTTCCGGTCGGGTTCAAGTGGTTCGTGCCCGGACTGCTCGACGGCTCCGTCGCATTCGGCGGCGAGGAGTCGGCGGGTGCCTCCTTCCTCCGTCACGACGGCTCCGTGTGGTCCACCGACAAGGACGGCATCATCCTCTGCCTGCTCGCGGCGGAGATCCTCGCGGTGACCGGCAAGACCCCGTCGCAGCGCTACGCGGAGCTGGAGGACGCCTTCGGTTCGTCCGCCTACCAGCGGGTCGACGCTCCGGCCACCCCGGAGCAGAAGGCGACGCTCGGCAAGCTGACTCCGGAGTCGGTGACGGCGACCACGCTCGCCGGCGAAGACATCATCGCCAAGCTCTCGCATGCTCCCGGCAACGGTGCAGCGATCGGCGGCCTCAAGGTGCAGACCCCGCACGCGTGGTTCGCCGCGCGGCCGTCCGGCACTGAAGACGTCTACAAGCTCTACGCCGAGAGCCTGCGCGGTCCGGAGCACCTCGCCGAGGTGCAGGCCGAAGCCCGCGCCGTGGTGTCCGCCGCCCTCGGCGACTGA
- a CDS encoding DUF2795 domain-containing protein has product MALSSTLDRFLADMEYPATRDDLLREAARDGLPAEDRAVLRDLPEQSYSAAWLIRYRLAKNALADALTPASRLAA; this is encoded by the coding sequence ATGGCACTCTCCTCGACCCTCGACCGGTTCCTCGCCGACATGGAGTACCCGGCGACCCGCGACGACCTCCTGCGCGAAGCCGCGCGGGACGGACTGCCGGCGGAAGATCGTGCGGTGCTGCGCGACTTGCCCGAGCAGAGCTACAGCGCCGCGTGGCTCATCCGCTACCGCCTCGCCAAGAACGCCCTCGCCGACGCGCTCACTCCCGCCTCGCGTCTCGCCGCCTAG
- a CDS encoding Hsp20/alpha crystallin family protein: MALTFDPFSQLDRFAASVLDSVRAPRSMPVDLYRDGDRYILHADLPGADPGSIDVDLDGGQLTIRAQRTADTREGVRWLARERGAGSFLRQFSLGEGVDLDNISASYESGVLSVVIPVSERAKPRKIVVESGEQRQAIDA; this comes from the coding sequence ATGGCACTGACCTTCGATCCCTTCAGCCAGCTCGACCGCTTCGCCGCGAGTGTGCTGGACTCCGTGCGCGCGCCCCGGTCGATGCCGGTGGACCTGTACCGCGACGGGGACCGCTACATCCTGCACGCCGACCTCCCCGGCGCCGATCCCGGTTCCATCGACGTCGACCTCGACGGTGGGCAGCTCACGATCCGCGCCCAGCGCACGGCCGACACCCGCGAAGGCGTGCGCTGGCTCGCCCGCGAGCGCGGAGCCGGGTCATTCCTGCGCCAGTTCTCGCTCGGCGAGGGCGTCGACCTCGACAACATCAGCGCCTCGTACGAGAGCGGTGTCCTGTCGGTCGTGATCCCCGTCAGCGAGCGGGCGAAGCCGCGCAAGATCGTCGTCGAGTCCGGCGAACAGCGCCAGGCGATCGACGCCTGA
- a CDS encoding ABC transporter ATP-binding protein, whose translation MDTHVQQERGPATTSTAPALEVSDLAITFASKRRQVTALEGVDLRVEEGEFLSIAGPSGCGKSTLLKAVAGLTAPSRGSIRLRGDEVRGPRQDIGYVFQRAALLEWRSVRGNILLQAEMRGMDMRKAQARADELIEMTGLTGFEKSLPHELSGGMQQRVSLCRALLHEPRVLLMDEPFGALDALTRERMNVELNRIWSATGTTVLLVTHSVAEAVYLASRVIVMGPRPGRILEEHRVDLPARRGYADVLETEEFHRVSSRVRELLGSSTDAD comes from the coding sequence ATGGACACTCACGTTCAGCAGGAGCGCGGACCCGCGACCACGAGCACCGCTCCGGCGCTCGAGGTCTCGGATCTCGCGATCACCTTCGCCTCCAAGCGGCGCCAGGTCACGGCTCTCGAGGGCGTCGACCTGCGCGTCGAGGAGGGGGAGTTCCTCTCCATCGCCGGGCCCTCCGGCTGCGGCAAGTCGACCCTCCTGAAGGCCGTCGCCGGACTCACCGCGCCGAGCCGCGGCAGCATCCGCCTCCGCGGGGACGAGGTCCGCGGTCCGCGGCAGGATATCGGCTACGTGTTCCAGCGAGCGGCGCTCCTGGAGTGGCGCAGCGTCCGCGGCAACATCCTTCTGCAGGCCGAGATGCGCGGGATGGACATGCGCAAGGCCCAGGCCCGTGCCGATGAGCTCATCGAGATGACCGGTCTCACCGGTTTCGAGAAGTCGCTGCCGCATGAGCTGTCGGGCGGCATGCAGCAGCGGGTGTCGCTGTGTCGTGCGCTGCTGCACGAGCCGCGGGTGCTGCTCATGGACGAGCCGTTCGGCGCCCTCGACGCCCTCACGCGTGAGCGCATGAACGTCGAGCTCAACCGCATCTGGAGCGCCACCGGGACGACCGTGCTGCTCGTGACCCACTCGGTCGCGGAGGCCGTCTATCTCGCCAGCCGCGTCATCGTGATGGGCCCGCGACCGGGGCGGATCCTGGAGGAGCACCGCGTCGACCTCCCGGCCCGCCGCGGTTACGCCGACGTCCTGGAGACGGAGGAGTTCCACCGCGTCTCCAGCCGCGTCCGCGAGCTCCTCGGCTCCTCCACCGACGCCGACTGA
- the pheA gene encoding prephenate dehydratase, with amino-acid sequence MRDGDESLRDRLNAVSERRTYSYLGPAGTFTEAALDQVAEARGQTWRPVHNVGEALADVLEGRSDAAMIAIENSIEGGVSTTQDALATLPGLRIIGEYLVRVNFVLVAPRGTTLDQVEVIAAHPVAYAQCHGWLGEHLPTHSHVPAASNVASAIGVLDGTSPAQAAIAAPGIVQHYDVDVLAEGIGDNAAAVTRFVLVTRTRRSPAPTGADKTSLIVELPHDHPGSLLEMLEQFSTRGINLSLIESRPIGDELGRYRFVIDADGHIEHERMADALLGIRRFSPRVVFLGSYPRADRQIVQYPDRYSDEIFIEARDWLRGILSGEPES; translated from the coding sequence ATGCGGGATGGCGATGAGTCACTGAGGGATAGGCTGAACGCCGTGAGTGAACGCCGCACCTACAGCTATCTCGGACCAGCCGGAACCTTCACGGAGGCGGCGCTCGACCAGGTGGCCGAGGCTCGCGGCCAGACCTGGCGACCGGTGCACAACGTGGGCGAGGCGCTCGCCGACGTGCTCGAAGGACGCAGCGACGCAGCCATGATCGCGATCGAGAACTCCATCGAGGGTGGTGTCTCCACCACGCAGGACGCGCTGGCGACGCTGCCGGGTCTTCGGATCATCGGCGAATACCTCGTGCGGGTGAACTTCGTCCTCGTCGCTCCACGCGGCACCACTCTCGATCAGGTCGAGGTCATCGCCGCGCATCCCGTTGCCTACGCGCAGTGCCACGGCTGGCTCGGCGAACACCTCCCGACCCATTCGCATGTGCCGGCGGCGAGCAACGTCGCCTCGGCCATCGGCGTTCTCGACGGCACCTCGCCCGCCCAGGCCGCGATCGCCGCGCCCGGGATCGTGCAGCATTACGACGTGGATGTGCTGGCTGAGGGCATCGGCGACAACGCGGCGGCCGTGACCCGATTCGTCCTCGTCACTCGCACCCGGCGTTCACCCGCGCCGACCGGTGCCGACAAGACCTCGTTGATCGTGGAGCTCCCGCACGACCACCCCGGTTCGCTGCTGGAGATGCTGGAACAGTTCTCGACGCGGGGCATCAACCTCTCACTCATCGAGTCCCGGCCCATCGGCGATGAGCTCGGCCGGTACCGGTTCGTGATCGACGCGGACGGTCACATCGAGCACGAGCGGATGGCGGATGCCCTGCTCGGCATCCGCCGCTTCAGCCCTCGCGTGGTGTTCCTCGGTTCGTACCCGCGAGCCGACCGGCAGATCGTGCAGTATCCCGACCGCTACTCCGACGAGATCTTCATCGAGGCCCGCGACTGGCTCCGCGGCATCCTCTCCGGCGAACCCGAGTCCTGA
- a CDS encoding cation:proton antiporter: MEAGIFYVLVGAVAVAAVARWRGWPAPLLVTVVALAASFLPFVPELEIDGHLLLGLVLPPLLYSAALDVSFVGFKRSLPQIRRLGIWLVLLTAFAVGLVAWWILPSLTLPGALLLGAIVAPPDAVSAAAIGRRLGLPRRIMTVLSGESLINDATSLTLYRVFAAILAGATLTVWDGVWQFLLAVGVGVGIGLVFGIVLHQLRMRIGDPVVIGTFGLLAPFGAYNIAEHLLGSGVLAVVAMGLFVGFNAPRTDYTTRQQEAPLWLSADLLLESFVFAYIGLQFPRVLSDLGSESVGHILLLSGAVLLVVLVVRPLYIYPISAWSNFQDRRRLARMDRGIASGEFDERRRRSRRWRDQSTDELRTQIVRERMAGLRLTWKDNAVISWAGMRGVVTLAIAVAAADLAGLDTEAAHAIVVVAFIVTVGTLLLQGLTLPLLIRRLEIAGDEEHEEDVAALEMVKAKSREAGKAYLAEKRREWEQKHGEVDLGMFDAFTQRMTRVEKDTDDAQQVEDTVARPSYDDLVALTKGWLQVRREILVAERDAGELDEEVMRELLAAMDAEELALDTRGATRPLSRN; encoded by the coding sequence ATGGAAGCCGGGATCTTCTACGTCCTCGTCGGAGCTGTCGCCGTCGCTGCTGTGGCGCGCTGGCGCGGCTGGCCCGCCCCGCTGCTCGTCACCGTCGTGGCGCTCGCCGCCTCGTTCCTGCCGTTCGTGCCGGAGCTGGAGATCGACGGACATCTGCTGCTCGGGCTCGTGCTGCCGCCGCTGCTGTATTCCGCCGCCCTCGACGTCTCCTTCGTCGGGTTCAAGCGCAGCCTGCCGCAGATCCGCCGTCTCGGCATCTGGCTGGTGCTGCTCACCGCGTTCGCCGTGGGACTCGTGGCCTGGTGGATCCTGCCGTCGCTCACGCTGCCCGGCGCGCTGCTGCTCGGCGCCATCGTCGCCCCGCCGGACGCGGTGTCGGCGGCGGCGATCGGCCGTCGTCTCGGTCTGCCCCGCCGGATCATGACGGTGCTGTCGGGCGAGAGCCTCATCAACGACGCGACCTCGCTCACGCTCTACCGGGTGTTCGCCGCCATCCTCGCCGGGGCGACGCTGACCGTCTGGGATGGGGTCTGGCAGTTCCTCCTCGCGGTCGGTGTGGGCGTGGGGATCGGGCTCGTGTTCGGGATCGTGCTGCACCAGCTCCGCATGCGCATCGGCGACCCCGTCGTGATCGGCACGTTCGGCCTGCTCGCTCCGTTCGGCGCGTATAACATCGCGGAACATCTGCTCGGCTCCGGCGTCCTCGCGGTCGTGGCCATGGGCCTCTTCGTCGGCTTCAACGCCCCGCGCACCGACTACACGACCCGGCAGCAGGAGGCGCCGCTGTGGCTCTCAGCCGATCTGCTGCTGGAGAGCTTCGTGTTCGCCTACATCGGCCTGCAGTTCCCGCGGGTGCTCAGCGATCTCGGCAGCGAGTCGGTGGGGCACATCCTCCTGCTCTCCGGCGCCGTGCTGCTCGTGGTGCTCGTCGTGCGGCCGCTCTACATCTACCCGATCAGCGCGTGGTCGAACTTCCAGGACCGTCGCCGGCTCGCCCGCATGGATCGCGGCATCGCATCCGGGGAGTTCGACGAACGGCGACGGCGGTCCCGGCGGTGGCGTGACCAGAGCACGGATGAGCTGCGGACGCAGATCGTCCGGGAGCGCATGGCGGGCCTGCGGCTCACGTGGAAGGACAACGCGGTCATCTCGTGGGCGGGGATGCGCGGCGTGGTGACCCTTGCGATCGCGGTTGCTGCCGCGGATCTGGCAGGGCTCGACACCGAGGCCGCGCATGCCATCGTCGTCGTCGCGTTCATCGTCACGGTGGGCACGCTCCTGCTGCAGGGGCTCACGCTTCCGCTGCTCATCCGGCGTCTGGAGATCGCGGGGGATGAGGAGCACGAGGAGGATGTGGCGGCCCTGGAGATGGTGAAAGCCAAGAGCCGCGAGGCCGGCAAGGCGTACCTCGCGGAGAAGCGCCGGGAGTGGGAGCAGAAGCACGGCGAGGTCGACCTCGGGATGTTCGATGCCTTCACCCAGCGCATGACCCGGGTGGAGAAGGACACCGACGATGCGCAGCAGGTCGAGGACACCGTCGCCCGTCCGTCCTACGACGACCTCGTCGCCCTGACGAAGGGATGGTTGCAGGTGCGGAGGGAGATCCTCGTCGCGGAGCGGGATGCCGGAGAGCTCGACGAGGAGGTCATGCGGGAGCTGCTGGCCGCGATGGACGCCGAGGAGCTCGCACTCGACACCCGCGGCGCGACTCGCCCCCTGAGCCGCAACTGA
- a CDS encoding dicarboxylate/amino acid:cation symporter, which produces MSTTARAQKAPDTRGPVRKLLTSFGFQIIAALVLGIAAGLIGRQLGATAENPTGLSATLDTIGSSYVTLLRAAVVPLIFTAIVASISNLRRVQNAARLAGQTILWFAITAFIAVIIGIVLGLVIQPGSRAGEGLEPGEPYTVGTWWNFLLGLIPQNFLGLTVSTSPGATEGTFTSSVGFNILQVIVVAAVVGIAALKAGKKAEPFLVFTESLLKVIQRVLWWIIRIAPLGTFGLIGSAVIKYGWEKLASLGWFAAAVYIGLALVLFVVYPILVRTHGLSIKQYFSGVWPAVQLAFVSRSSIGTLPLTERVTERNLGVPRSYASFAVPLGATTKMDGCAAIYPAIAAIFVAQFFGIELNFVQYLLIVIVSVVGSAATAGTTGAVVMLTLTLSTLGLPLEGVGLLLAIDPILDMGRTAVNVAGQALVPAIVAKREGILNEELYNAPREGLPFADDSGDDAPETDATSTPEPAGAR; this is translated from the coding sequence ATGAGCACCACCGCACGCGCCCAGAAGGCGCCAGACACCCGCGGGCCGGTCCGGAAGCTGCTGACCTCGTTCGGCTTCCAGATCATCGCCGCCCTCGTTCTCGGCATCGCCGCCGGTCTCATCGGCCGCCAGCTCGGCGCCACGGCCGAGAACCCGACCGGACTGTCGGCCACCCTCGACACGATCGGCAGCTCCTACGTCACGCTGCTCCGCGCAGCCGTCGTCCCGCTGATCTTCACCGCGATCGTCGCGAGCATCTCGAACCTCCGTCGCGTACAGAACGCCGCCCGCCTCGCCGGGCAGACGATCCTGTGGTTCGCGATCACCGCTTTCATCGCGGTCATCATCGGCATCGTCCTCGGCCTCGTGATCCAGCCGGGCAGCCGTGCCGGCGAGGGCCTGGAGCCGGGCGAGCCGTACACGGTCGGCACGTGGTGGAACTTCCTCCTCGGCCTCATCCCGCAGAACTTCCTCGGCCTGACCGTCAGCACCTCCCCCGGAGCCACCGAGGGCACGTTTACCTCGAGCGTCGGCTTCAACATCCTCCAGGTGATCGTGGTCGCGGCCGTCGTCGGCATCGCGGCACTCAAGGCCGGCAAGAAGGCCGAGCCGTTCCTCGTCTTCACCGAGTCGCTGCTCAAGGTCATCCAGCGCGTGCTGTGGTGGATCATCCGTATCGCTCCGCTCGGCACGTTCGGCCTCATCGGCTCGGCCGTCATCAAGTACGGCTGGGAGAAGCTGGCGTCGCTCGGCTGGTTCGCCGCGGCCGTCTACATCGGCCTCGCGCTCGTGCTGTTCGTCGTGTACCCGATCCTGGTGCGCACGCACGGTCTCTCCATCAAGCAGTACTTCTCGGGTGTGTGGCCGGCGGTGCAGCTCGCCTTCGTGAGCCGTTCCTCCATCGGCACCCTGCCCCTCACGGAGCGCGTGACCGAGCGCAACCTCGGCGTGCCCCGCTCGTACGCTTCCTTCGCCGTGCCGCTGGGCGCGACGACGAAGATGGACGGCTGCGCCGCGATCTACCCGGCCATCGCCGCGATCTTCGTCGCGCAGTTCTTCGGCATCGAGCTGAACTTCGTGCAGTACCTGCTCATCGTGATCGTGTCGGTCGTCGGCTCCGCCGCCACCGCCGGCACGACGGGCGCGGTCGTCATGCTCACGCTGACGCTGTCGACCCTGGGCCTGCCGCTCGAGGGCGTCGGCCTGCTGCTCGCGATCGACCCGATCCTCGACATGGGCCGCACGGCCGTGAACGTCGCCGGCCAGGCGCTCGTCCCCGCGATCGTCGCGAAGCGCGAGGGCATCTTGAACGAGGAGCTCTACAACGCGCCTCGCGAGGGCCTGCCCTTCGCCGATGACTCCGGTGACGATGCTCCCGAGACGGACGCCACCTCCACCCCGGAGCCCGCCGGCGCCCGCTGA
- a CDS encoding methyltransferase produces the protein MSTKTLALWVAYGTNGVVGSIRHDEDGYVVTMAGADAAAGTYPSLASAKGALHARMLPGSAWPRFQEH, from the coding sequence ATGAGCACCAAGACACTCGCACTGTGGGTCGCCTACGGGACGAACGGAGTGGTGGGGAGCATCCGCCATGATGAGGACGGCTATGTGGTGACCATGGCGGGAGCGGACGCGGCGGCCGGCACCTATCCCAGCCTCGCCTCCGCGAAGGGCGCGCTGCATGCCCGCATGTTGCCCGGCAGTGCCTGGCCGCGGTTCCAGGAGCACTGA
- a CDS encoding LLM class flavin-dependent oxidoreductase has translation MNDVALSVLDLVPVRSGQTSAEAITASLSLAATADRLGYRRYWFAEHHNMPAVASTTPPVLIAAAATRTSRIRLGSGGVMLPNHAPLIVAEQFAALEAIAPGRIDLGLGRAPGSDPVITQLLRGSGTTSDVEQFPRHVQDIAALFTADGATVRFTSGGEYTVRATPAATGVPEVWLLGSSDYSAQLAASLGLPYVFANHFSGQGLERALDLYRTNYRPSEEHPEPRTFLTVNAVAAPTAEEAEARALPQLRMMARLRLNQPLVALETVEQALAAVHDVATEQVVEAARSRWFVGTGESVAAEVRSFATTYGVDEVMLSPVAGAYDAEPKDSAAGRTQTLELVAGA, from the coding sequence ATGAACGACGTCGCCCTCTCCGTCCTCGACCTCGTGCCGGTCCGCTCCGGCCAGACCAGTGCCGAGGCCATCACCGCCTCCCTCTCCCTCGCCGCGACCGCCGACCGGCTCGGCTATCGCCGGTACTGGTTCGCCGAGCACCACAACATGCCCGCGGTCGCCTCGACCACGCCGCCGGTCCTCATCGCGGCCGCCGCCACGCGCACCTCCCGTATCCGCCTCGGCTCCGGCGGCGTGATGCTGCCGAACCACGCGCCCCTCATCGTGGCCGAGCAGTTCGCCGCCCTCGAGGCCATCGCACCCGGGCGTATCGACCTCGGTCTCGGTCGCGCCCCCGGCAGCGACCCCGTGATCACCCAGCTGCTCCGTGGGTCGGGGACGACCAGCGACGTCGAGCAGTTCCCCCGCCACGTGCAGGACATCGCGGCGCTCTTCACCGCCGACGGCGCCACCGTGCGCTTCACCTCCGGCGGCGAGTACACCGTGCGAGCCACCCCTGCCGCGACCGGGGTACCCGAGGTGTGGCTGCTGGGGTCGAGCGACTACTCCGCCCAGCTCGCCGCCTCCCTCGGCCTGCCGTACGTATTCGCGAACCACTTCTCCGGACAGGGCCTGGAACGCGCCCTCGACCTCTACCGCACGAACTACCGTCCGAGCGAGGAGCACCCGGAACCGCGGACCTTCCTCACCGTGAACGCCGTCGCGGCTCCGACCGCGGAGGAGGCGGAGGCCCGTGCCCTCCCACAGCTGCGGATGATGGCGCGGCTCCGACTCAACCAGCCGCTCGTCGCGCTGGAGACGGTCGAGCAGGCCCTCGCCGCGGTACACGACGTCGCGACGGAGCAGGTGGTCGAGGCCGCCCGGTCACGGTGGTTCGTCGGCACCGGGGAGTCTGTCGCCGCGGAGGTCCGCTCCTTCGCCACGACCTACGGAGTGGATGAGGTCATGCTGTCCCCCGTCGCCGGCGCCTACGACGCGGAGCCGAAGGACTCGGCCGCGGGCCGCACCCAGACGCTGGAGCTCGTCGCAGGCGCGTGA
- a CDS encoding MerR family transcriptional regulator, with translation MTARDSRTPLYGIAVAAQLVDLPEATIRLFESKGLLAPARSDGGTRRYSDDDITRLRRAAELRGDGINIAGIARVLDLQDENAGLREALDAEGPGRQRPDRD, from the coding sequence ATGACCGCACGCGACTCGCGCACCCCGCTCTACGGCATCGCGGTGGCCGCGCAGCTCGTCGACCTGCCCGAGGCGACGATCCGGCTCTTCGAGAGCAAGGGGCTGCTCGCGCCCGCCCGGAGCGACGGCGGCACCCGTCGGTACAGCGATGACGACATCACCCGTCTGCGTCGCGCCGCCGAGCTCCGCGGCGACGGCATCAACATTGCAGGAATCGCCCGGGTCCTCGACCTGCAGGACGAGAACGCGGGCCTCCGGGAAGCTCTCGATGCGGAGGGGCCGGGACGACAGCGTCCCGACCGCGACTGA
- a CDS encoding helix-turn-helix domain-containing protein — translation MSPAESDDEFTGIHCRLDELLAARGMTLTELSAAVGVSIVNLSVLKNDRARAIRYSTLRAICDALDCEVGDLLVLADR, via the coding sequence GTGAGCCCGGCGGAGAGCGACGACGAGTTCACGGGCATCCACTGCCGTCTGGACGAGCTGCTGGCGGCTCGCGGGATGACGCTGACGGAGCTGAGCGCCGCCGTCGGCGTCAGCATCGTGAACCTGTCCGTCCTGAAGAACGACCGCGCCCGCGCGATCCGCTACTCCACCCTGCGGGCCATCTGCGACGCGCTCGACTGCGAGGTCGGCGACCTGCTCGTCCTCGCCGACCGGTGA